TCAAAGAACTCGATAACATGGGAATTGAGGTTGTTATGCTTACTGGCGACAATCAGCTAGTCGCAGAATCCATTGCAAAACAGGCAGGCATCAAAAATGTAATCGCTGGTGTTAAGCCTGACGGCAAAGAAGAAGTTATATCAAATCTAAAGAAAAGAGGCAAGGTCGTGATGGTTGGAGACGGGATCAATGACGCTCCAGCTTTGACGAGGGCAGATATGGGAATCGCCATTGGTGCAGGAACGGATATAGCTATAGATGCAGCCGATGTGGTTTTGATGAACAGTAAGCTCAGCGATGTTTCTGCAGCTATAAGACTTTCGAGGGCGACATTAAGGAACATACATGAAAATCTATTCTGGGCTTTCATATATAATGTAATAGGAATTCCGCTTGCGGCAGGTGCGTGGATTCATTTGACAGGATGGACAATGAACCCGATGTTCGGTGCACTAGCAATGAGCCTATCAAGTTTCTGTGTTGTATCAAATGCGCTAAGATTAAACCTCTTTGATGTGCATAGCGCTTCAAAGGATAAAAAAATAAAATTCAATAATACAAACGATTTCATTGAGGAGGAAAGTGAAATGAAAAAGAAGATGGAAATTGAAGGAATGATGTGCGGTCACTGCGAAGCTACTGTAAAGAAGGCTTTGGAGGAAGTGGATGGCGTTAAGAACGCAGATGTTAACCACAAAAAGGGTGTAGCTGTTGTTAAGCTATCAAAGGAAGTTTCCGATGATATTCTGAAGAAGGCTGTAGAAGACAAGGAATATGTGGTTAAATCTGTAGAATCAAAACTCTTCTAATGCAAACTAAATTTTAATAAAAAGGACCTCGGTTAAGTTAAAAAAAATTGCTAGAGGTCCTTAAATTTTGTGTATTAGTTAGCATTGACAAATACTAGTTAGTTAGTATAAACTAAGATGTAAACGAAAAAATGGATTTTAGAGATCGTGGAGGTGAGTAATATGCCACTAAGTATGGTAGAGACAGGAAAAACTGTGGTAGTAGTAAGGGTCGGTGGTGCGCCAGCGGTCAAACAGAGACTGGCTGATTTGGGTTTTGTAGAGGGAACTCAGATTGATATTATACAGGCACAGAGCGGAAACTTAATTGTTAAAGTTAAGGATTCCAAACTAGCAATCACTAAGGAAATGGCAAATAAAATAGTGGTAAATCCGCTTTAATTTAAGGAGGGAAATTATGAGAACTTTACGCGATGTACCAGTTGGCGAAACCGCAAAGGTAATAAAGCTTCATGGTGAGGGTTCAGTTAAAAGAAGAATCATGGACATGGGCATTACAAAGGGAGTAGAAATCTACGTTAGAAAGCTAGCTCCTTTAGGCGATCCAATGGAGCTCAACATAAGAAACTATGAGCTTTCTATTCGCAAAGCAGATGCTGCAATGATAGAAGTAGAAGAATAATTCTAGGACAAAACTTTTAATCGAAAGGAGTAAATAATGGCAATTACAATTGCGTTAGCTGGAAACCCTAACTGTGGTAAAACAACGCTTTTTAATGCTTTAACTGGAGCAAACCAGTACGTCGGCAACTGGCCAGGCGTTACAGTAGAGAGGAAGGAAGGTAGATATAAGGGTAACAAGGATGTTGTTATTCAGGACCTTCCAGGTATATATTCGCTTTCTCCATATACATTGGAGGAGGTTGTTTCGAGAGAATATCTCGTAACACAGAGACCTGATGCGATTTTGAACATCGTTGATGGTACAAATATTGAGAGAAACCTATATTTGACGACACAGCTACTTGAGCTTGGTATTCCTGTAGTTATCGCTGTCAACATGATAGACCTTGTTCGTAAGAACGGTGACACTATTGATGTAGATGCACTCAGTAAGAGCATAGGCTGCCCTGTTATTGAAATCAGTGCTCTTAAGGGAGAGGGTCACAAGGAAGCTGCAGAGCTAGCAATTAAAGCTGCTGAAGCGCATAAGCTGGTTAACGTGGATGGAAACTTTGCTGATGCAATAGAAGAAACTATTGCTAAGATTAAAGCTGACATCAAGGGAATCGTACCTGAAGAGCTAGAGCGCTGGTATGCAATCAAGATCTTCGAGAGAGACCCTAAGGTTATGGAGTCTATTTCACTTGGCGATAAGGCTGATGAAATCGAGCAGATTACTGTGGCATGTGAGACAGCTGAGGATGATGATTCAGAGAGCATCATCACAAATGAAAGATATTCATACATTGCAAATATAACAGCAGATTCGGTTCATAAGATTAGAACAAAGGACAATATGACCACATCTGATAAGATTGATAAGGTCGTTACAAGCAGAATCTTTGGTCTGCCTATATTTGTTCTGATAATGTTCTTTGTCTATGCTATATCAATGGGTGATTGGAAAATCTCAATTGGTAAGAAGATGACAGACTATGCCAACGATGTAATCTTTGCGGAGTGGGTTCCTAAGGGCCTTGAAGCATTGTTTGGAGCTCTTGGCATCTCAGACAAAAGCTGGATCTTCGGTCTAGTAAATGACGGAATCGTCGCAGGTGTTGGAGCTGTATTAGGCTTCATTCCGCAGATGTTCGTTCTGTTCCTATTCCTCTCAATACTTGAGGATATCGGATACATGTCTCGTGTAGCCTTCGTTATGGATAGAATCTTCCGCCACTTCGGACTCTCAGGAAAGAGCTTTATCCCTTACATGGTTGCAACAGGCTGCGGTGTACCGGGCGTTATGGCTTCACGTACAATCGAGCAGGAAAGAGACCGTAAGCTAACAGTTATGACTGCAACCTTCATGCCTTGCGGAGCAAAGCTTCCTATGATAGCGCTTATCGCAGGTGCTATATTCAATGGCTCAGCTTATGTTGCTGTATCAGCTTACTTCATTGGAATAGTATCAATTATACTATCAGCTATAATTTTAAAGAAATTCAAGGCTTTTGCAGGAGATGCAGCACCGTTTGTAATGGAGCTTCCAGCTTATCACATCACATCGGTTAAGAACATTCTTCGTACTGCATTTGATCGTGCATTTTCATTTATTAAGAGAGCTGGATCAGTTATCCTTATTGCTTCAATAATCCTATGGTTCTTAACGAGCTACGGATTTGTAAATGGTAAGTTCGGTAAGGTTGCCACTTTGTTCGAGGACAAGGATGTTGCAACAGCTGAATACCAGAAGGAACTAGCTCAGAAGAGACATATAAGCCTAGATGAGGTTAACCCTATGGACGCATCGCTTCTTGCAAGCGTTGGTGATACAGTTGCACCTATATTCAGACCTCTAGGATTTGGATCATGGAAACCAACTGTTGCTACAGTAACAGGTCTTGTTGCTAAGGAACAGGTTGTAGGTACATTTGGTGTGCTATATAACTACGACGACTCTAAGGAAGCACTCGGAGATAATGGTGAACAGATTTGGGCAAATGTAGCAAAGGATTATAGTGGTCCTGCTGGAATGGCATTCCTAGTATTTAACTTACTATGCGCTCCTTGCTTTGCTGCTATCGGTGCTATCAAGCGTGAGATGGGTAATGGTAAATGGACATGGGCTGCAATCGGATGGCTAACTGGATGGGCATATTGCATATCTCTAATCGCATACAATATTGGTGGTGTCATAACTGGAGAGTCCGGTTTCGGAGTAGGTCCTATAGTTTCACTAGTGTTAATTGCGGGTATAGTATACCTGCTAGTGAGAAAGGGCGCAGAGCCAGAACACTCAAGCAAGTCAGTTACTGCAGTTGAGGCTGCAGACGCAAAATAAATTTCTACCGAGTATTGGTAGAAGAAAGGATGGTGAGATATGTCTCCATATTTAGGATATACAATTGCGATTGGAATACTCGCCGTCATCGTTTTCTTTAGCGGACGAGTTGTGGTAAGAAATATCAGAAAACAGCTCAGAGGCGAGAGCACCTGTTCAGGGTGCGGAGGTGGTGACGGATGTTCTTGTAGTCATTGCCACGGAGCAGATGATGTCGCAAAGGAAATAGAAGAGAAATTCAACCAATAGCTTAATAGAAGGGCTATCTTGCAAATGCAGGATAGCCTCTTTTATTTGCATAAATGGCTTAAAAACAATAATTTTTTATTGTTACATACAATAATAGCTCTATAGTGATATATTGTAACTGCAAATGAATAATATCATATGGAGGGATTTTTTGCACCTACACGATAATTTAGAGTACATTTATTTTCTGTAAGACAAAGTAAATAGTCGGTAGAAACATTATAAAACTGTGTAAGTGTAACTGAATTACCATGATTGATTTCTTTATAATCATCATTTTCATAGTTACCTAAAGCAGATTTTGAAATACCTGTTAGTTTAGCTAATTCCTCTAAATTCAAATTATGAGCAACTCTTAAATCTTTTAAGCGTTCCTGTAAGGTTATTTTACACTTCATAACAGATAATCTCATTGATACAAAATATTATATCATACTATTTCCTTAATCGCGGAAAAATATGAATAAAAGTAGATATTCCAAAATTTAGGATATACGGGAATAGAGAAAAAAATAAAATAAATTCGGCAATATATACTTGTAAAAGTCTTTCGAATAAGTTATACTACAATTAAATAGAGTTAGAGATGACTAATGAGAAGAGAAATAGAATTAGAGAAGTTAGGAAAATGAAAAATATTACACAAGCAAAACTTGTAGAAAATATAAGCATTACAAGGCAGTATATAAGTTTAATAGAGGTGGGTGATGAAACGCCATCGCTAAAAGTAGTTAATGAAATAGCTACTGCTTATAGGAACTTGTATGTATGCAATTTTTGATTTAGATAGTACGGGTATGTATAGGCGTACATGTTGTAATAATTAGCTTAATACTAGCTGAAACAGTATTCAAAATCTAAAATATAAAATTATATAAGTATATAAGGAGGTGAAAATTTATGAATTATATCAATCCTCAAAGGTATAGAAATGGAGATATTTATATCAATGCACTTTTATAAAAAAGCAAGATAATAAAGAATTTAAAAAATTCCAGCGTTTTGCTACCATACTATGTAGATTTAAATGATTTATGAATTTAGAAACTTGATTACGATAGGAGGCAATAGAATGAAAAAGATAATATCAATGTTATTGGTGTGTTGTATGATATTCATATCATCTTCCAGTGTATTTGCAGCAGATATGAAAAGTTCAAATTCATACCAAGCAAAAGTTCAGAATGGACTTTCTTCAGATATCAGTCATTATTTTACAAAAGATAGCAATGGTGATATACATTTCACTGCTACTAAGTCTGAGCTTATTTCTTTAGGAATATCTGAAAAAGATGCAGAAATAATGACATCATTCACTTCTGATGAATTGAATAGTTTTGCTGAACAATTAGATTCTAGTTTGGTTATTAGTGAGGATGCTACTGTTGTTAGTGATACAGACACTCCATCTATTCAGCCATTTGGTTTTGTAGGTATATATTTAAAATTAGGTCCAAAAGTAAGGTCGATGGCAGCAGTTCCGGCTGGTGCTTTTGCGGCAGGTTTTGTAGGGTGGCATTTAAAGGAACTTGCTAAAGCAGGCCCATGGGCAGCAGGCGTAGCAGCAGCGCTTTCTGCTTCCGTTGGAGGTATTGTTGCTTGGGCTGTAAAAAATCATCTAAAAACAGTTCCCGTTGGTAAAGATATTCCAGTCGTGTCGTGGTCTAGAAATGTCTATATACCATAATTGATAGAGGCATGCATGGAATGTTAGTTTTATTCACTATAATAGTATGTGTAGTGTCATATCTAATGAATATTAGTGCATTTTTATTGTACATTTCATATGTTGTGGGATTTGCAATATTAAAAGGTTTTTTATCGGATGAGTTAAAAGATGTATTCAACATAAGAAAAGCTAAAGATATTTATAATAAAGTAGGGCTTTTTAATTCTATAGATTCATTTAGCTCGCTACTATTAATAACTTTCTATTATGTTTTTAATAAGTATGAATATTTTAGCTTTGAGTATATGGTTCCGATTATTTTATGCTACATCCTGACTTACAGATTTTTATTTTGGGATATTGCATATAAAGTAAATCATTTATTTCTTAAGGACAGTCAATAGAAAAAGTAACTTAGAATAATTATTGGTACTTTAAATTATCGTGTGAGTACCAATAAAATCAATAGCACTTCGAGTATTTGAGCTTGAAGTGCTTTTTGAATGCTCATTCTCTAATTTTCTTGTATGTACCTCTTTTTCTTTTAGGAACACTATCACTATGTAGACTATCGTTTAGTGCATATTGAACATCTCGTGAAAGGGAATAGATAACTCTCTTTCTAAAGCGTGTAAAATTGCTAATTCCTCTCGATACTGATAGGTAAGTACGCAGTTTTCCGTTAACATTTTCAGTGAATGAGTTAGAT
The nucleotide sequence above comes from Eubacterium sulci ATCC 35585. Encoded proteins:
- a CDS encoding FeoA family protein, whose protein sequence is MPLSMVETGKTVVVVRVGGAPAVKQRLADLGFVEGTQIDIIQAQSGNLIVKVKDSKLAITKEMANKIVVNPL
- a CDS encoding iron transporter FeoA produces the protein MRTLRDVPVGETAKVIKLHGEGSVKRRIMDMGITKGVEIYVRKLAPLGDPMELNIRNYELSIRKADAAMIEVEE
- a CDS encoding iron transporter FeoB → MAITIALAGNPNCGKTTLFNALTGANQYVGNWPGVTVERKEGRYKGNKDVVIQDLPGIYSLSPYTLEEVVSREYLVTQRPDAILNIVDGTNIERNLYLTTQLLELGIPVVIAVNMIDLVRKNGDTIDVDALSKSIGCPVIEISALKGEGHKEAAELAIKAAEAHKLVNVDGNFADAIEETIAKIKADIKGIVPEELERWYAIKIFERDPKVMESISLGDKADEIEQITVACETAEDDDSESIITNERYSYIANITADSVHKIRTKDNMTTSDKIDKVVTSRIFGLPIFVLIMFFVYAISMGDWKISIGKKMTDYANDVIFAEWVPKGLEALFGALGISDKSWIFGLVNDGIVAGVGAVLGFIPQMFVLFLFLSILEDIGYMSRVAFVMDRIFRHFGLSGKSFIPYMVATGCGVPGVMASRTIEQERDRKLTVMTATFMPCGAKLPMIALIAGAIFNGSAYVAVSAYFIGIVSIILSAIILKKFKAFAGDAAPFVMELPAYHITSVKNILRTAFDRAFSFIKRAGSVILIASIILWFLTSYGFVNGKFGKVATLFEDKDVATAEYQKELAQKRHISLDEVNPMDASLLASVGDTVAPIFRPLGFGSWKPTVATVTGLVAKEQVVGTFGVLYNYDDSKEALGDNGEQIWANVAKDYSGPAGMAFLVFNLLCAPCFAAIGAIKREMGNGKWTWAAIGWLTGWAYCISLIAYNIGGVITGESGFGVGPIVSLVLIAGIVYLLVRKGAEPEHSSKSVTAVEAADAK